The genomic window GGATCTCGGCGCCACGCCGCGGCCACTCGTCGTCGAGCTGCACGGCTGGAATGCGACCTGCGCGGACCGCTCGGCCGCGGCCGCGCTCGACGCCGCTGAAGAAGCCGAGGACGGGGAGGCGGCCGCGGCCGCCTCCCAGAAGCTGTTCAGCTGGCCCTGCGCACCTGGTGTCCAGCCCATCGACAACGCCCGCGGCTACGACTACCTCGGCGAGAAGCTGGCCGGCCACGGATTCATCGTGGTGTCCATCCATGCCAACGGCATCAACGCCTCCTCGGCGCGGGGCGACGAGAACGCCTCCGTCCGTGCCGACCTGATCAACAAGCACCTGGCCCTGTGGCAGCGGCTCAACTCGACGGGCAAGGGCGGGCTCGCCGGTGCGTTCCGCGACGCGGCCACAGGCAAGCCGAAGCGAGTCGATTTCGCGCACCACGTCGATCTGAACAGAGTCGGCACCATGGGCCACTCGCGCGGCGGCGCGGGTGTGACCTGGCACGCGTCCGACCGCCACCGGTCCGGGTGGCCGGCCGGCGTCAAAGTCAGGGCCGCCCTGGCGCTGGCGCCCGCCTACAACGTCATGACCGAGGACATGGCCGCGTACGAGATCAGGAAGACCCCCTTTGCCGCGGTTCTCGGCAGCTGCGACGGCCAGGTCGGCTCGGAGGCCCTCGGGTTCGCCGCCGACGCGGCCGCCAAGAGCAAGAGCGACTTCTACCAGTTCCGGATACACGGAGCGAATCACAACTATTTCAACACGCAGTGGTCGCCGAGCAGCGGACAGGTCGCGGCCCGAGATGACGCCGGCCACGT from Streptomyces sp. FIT100 includes these protein-coding regions:
- a CDS encoding alpha/beta hydrolase → MASGRRTLLARTFAMTAVLAMTQAAGMSAPAASAATSDSDASPHGPRSVAAVTYNLGDQAYRLPGGEPAELAATVHYPKDLGATPRPLVVELHGWNATCADRSAAAALDAAEEAEDGEAAAAASQKLFSWPCAPGVQPIDNARGYDYLGEKLAGHGFIVVSIHANGINASSARGDENASVRADLINKHLALWQRLNSTGKGGLAGAFRDAATGKPKRVDFAHHVDLNRVGTMGHSRGGAGVTWHASDRHRSGWPAGVKVRAALALAPAYNVMTEDMAAYEIRKTPFAAVLGSCDGQVGSEALGFAADAAAKSKSDFYQFRIHGANHNYFNTQWSPSSGQVAARDDAGHVDGDPGRCTAAGGPSSDAQLTEARQREAGATYIDAFFRRYLADDHHFDPVLTGAQLPLSPVTSVDVKAVLRERR